In Coregonus clupeaformis isolate EN_2021a chromosome 5, ASM2061545v1, whole genome shotgun sequence, the sequence agggagggaggatgagaggTAGGAGAGCCAggaaagggagaggatggaggaagggagggaggatgagaggTAGGAGAGCCtggaaaggagagaggatggaggaagggagggaggatgagaggTAGGAGAGCCTggaaagggagaggatggaggaagggagggaggatgagaggTAGGAGAGCCTggaaagggagaggatggaggaagggagggaggatgagaggTAGGAGAGCCAggaaagggagaggatggaggagagaaagagaacagcataaagaggtaaagaggtaaagaagtgtgtgtttgtcagagcTCCACCGAGATGTCTCTCCTCCTCATTAGAAGGTACCAGAGGGGTTAGTGTGCATGCATGTGGAGAGGTTCCTTTTAGTTGCAAAGTGCAGCTGAAGAATCATTATAGTGTAAGCATTATAAACCACAcacccattacacacacacacctttatatTCGTGACATTTCAGGACTTTTGGGGGAGTcaaaatgacacacacacacttttggacATAAATCAAACCATTAATCAAACACTGATACATGAAAAAGCACACACTAtaccttataataataataataaataataataataataataataataataataaataataataataataataataataataataataataataataataatatgccatttagcagacgcttttatccaaagcgacttacagtcatgcgtgcatacatttttttgtgtatgggtggtcccggggatcgaacccactaccttggcgttacaagcgccgtgctctgaGCTGGTAGAGCTGGTAGAACTCATCCATTGTCAAAATGCCCTTTATACACTCTTACACTATAAAAGCCATGCAAGTTTCATTAAATGATAGGGGCATTGCTACATAACATgcattttgtttgttttcattatttttattcaTTCAAGTAATATTGAAATTAGGCATTTCCAAAGGGAACACAAATAAAACCAGGAAATTCCTGTCAAGTACAGCTCATAGGGCACTTTTTTTGTCAAAGCCGAACGTGCCATCGCAGTTTTAAAAAACAATGAACTTTTAGTTTTTATTGGTCCAATAAAAGTATTGACTAAAAGCTTCGTCTTTTGAGTCTTGTAGATCTTCAGTCTGGAGAGTTGGTCCAATTCAATCCAATAACTTTGCCTGTACTTTGCCTGTTAGGACCTTGCatttctctctgtttctgccAAGCATTCACGTACAAGCCCCCTGGCATGAATGATACCTCGCTTTAGTCTCTCCATGGCACTTTTGCTCCCAGCATAAGTTGGTCTAATCTCCTTCCCAAGCTCTTCAATAATGGCTAGCAGTTCTGCATATTTACTCTGAGGCACTTGACTtccacttgaactctgtgaaaagCCGAAAGATGGTGGTCCATAGTCATTCACTAATGGCCTGTAAGATTGCAGTGTTGATATGCTTGTTGATGTAGAGTGAACAACAGCAACTTGGTTCACGGAAGTTCCGAGAACATGCTGATGGAGGTTGGGCTTGTAAGACATTCCTAGAGACATTATAACTGAAAGAAATAAAAATCGTCCTAAAATCCAATGAAGCGCCTCTGTCTCCCTCAGACACTTTTTGTTTACACCTTAGTAAGCATAGTTAGCAGACAGCATTAATCAAACTCCTTGAAATGTGCACACAGAGACTAAGCAGAGAGCATAGAAGTCcttaaaagcacacacacacacacacacacacattaagcaGGCAGCATCAATAACATCCAAGGTTATTCTGCCAACACACAACTCTATACCGATtggccacacacacacgacacacacggCAGAGTGATACTGACCCTGTAGAGTAGCCATGTACTGTAGTATTCCTGAGATGTCCGCCTCTTCTCCAGAACCAGAATTATCCACAAAGGGACACTTCTCCAAAGTAAAACTTTTATTTTCCTCCTTCCCATCCTCTCTGCAcctttgaacacacacacacacacacacacacacacacacacacacacacacacacacacacacacacacacggaatggagacagagagatgatatAACAGGCTAGAGAGTGCCTCATTGCTGGTTTGTTTATAAACCAATGGGGCATTACTGTAATATTGATCTGGGCATTACTGTAATACTGACCTGCTATGTCTAATGAGCACATTTACCACCCTACTAGACacagatcacacacacatacacaattcacaaacacacatacacacatacgcacatgtatacacacacatacacacacacacaaacaccgagCATAGAACAGAAActcaccaacacaacacacagacagtaatacttaaatatactgaacaaaaaataaacgcaacatgcaacaatttcaacagttTTACTGGATTACAGTACATATAAggtaatcagtcaattgaaataaataaatgaggctctaatctatggatttcaaatgactggcaggggtgcagccatgggtgggcctgggagggcatagcccacccacttgggagccaggccgacTCACTGGTGagctaggcccagccaatcagaatgagtttttcctcacaaaaagggctttattacagacagaaatactcctcagtttcatcggctggtctcagacaatcccgcaggtgaagaagccggaagtggaggtcctgggctggcatggttacacgtgtgggctggcgtggttacacgtggtctgcggttgtgaggccagttggacgtactgccaaattctctaaaatgacgttggaggtggcttatggtagagaaatgaacattacattctctggcaacagctctggtggacattcctgcagtcagcatgccaattgcacgctccctcaaaacttgagacatctgtggctattgtgtgacaaaactgcacattttagagtggccttttattgtaccctgcacctgtgtaatgatcatgctgtttagttagcttcttgatgtgccacaccagtcaggtggatggattatcttggcaaacgagaaatgctcactaacaggaaagtaaacaaatgtgtgcacaaagtTTGAGAGGAATAAGCTttctgtgcatatggaacatttctgggatcttttatttcagctcatgaaacatgggaccaacactttacatattgtgtttatatttttgttcagtataattcaaAACAAGGACACAGCGCAATGTTCACACAAAATACAAACACGTGTTATGTAAAGGATGAATTAGTTACATGGTTTTCTCATTTATAACACATAGATGAGCTAAAACAGTACAGTGGCCTTGCTCTTATGTGACCTCAGTATGTTACTAGAAACCATTACTCACAGTATCCTTATTCATTCTTCCCAAAGGCCTATAGCTACCTCTACTACACCATTCTCAAGGgtgcagacacacgcacacacacatacacacacacacacacacacacacgcatacacacacacgcatacacacacacgcatacacacacacgcatacacacacacacacacacatagcacagCAGTCCTTACCTGATCTCTTTCTGTCTGTAGAACTCTAAGGTTCTCTGTAAAGACTGTTGAACCATCTGCGTCTGAAAGAAGATTAAAAAACAAATGTCATTGGGACAGCAACATCTGGTTGCTTGTTCGAATCCCCGAGGCGACAAGGCGAAaagtctgttgatgtgcccttgagcaagacacttaaccctaattgctccagggtcgccgttgataatggcagaccttGGCCATGGCCCCACTCTgagggagagttgggatatgtaaaaaaaacatttccaattcacacattcacattaatacacacttgtacatgtgtggaataggacaaatatatagtgcattcgggaagtattcagaccccttgactttttcaaaaaattttacattacagccttattctaaaaaatatatataaatatatttttttatcctcagcaatctacacacaataccccataatgactatgcaaaaacaggtttttagaaatgggcagtgaggtcaccaagaacatgatggtcactctgacagagctctagagttcctctgtggagatgggagaaacttccagaaggacaaccatctctgcagcactccaccaatcaggccttcgcgggagagtggccagacggaagccactcctcagtaaaaggcacatgacagcccgcttggagtttgccaaaaggcacctaaagtctctcagaccatgagaaacaagattctctggtcttatgaaaccaagattgaactctttggcctgaatgacaagcgtcacatctggaggaaacctggcaccatccctacggtgaagcatggtggtggcagcatcatgctgtggggatgttttccagcggcagggactgggagactagtcaggattgagggaaaggcgaacggagtaaagtacagagagatccttgatgaaaacctgctccagagcgctcaggacctcagactggggcgaaggttcaccttccaacaggacaacaaccctaagcacaaagccaagacaacgcaggagtcgctttgggacaagtctctgaatgtccttgagtccggacttgaacccgattgaacatctctggagagacctgaaaatagctgtgcagcaaagctccccatccaacctgacagagcttgagaggatctgcagagaagaatgggagaaactccccaaatacaggtgtgccaagcttgtagcatcttacccaagaagactcgaggctgtaatcactgccaaaggtgcttcaacaaagtactgagtaaagggtctgaataatcatgtaaatgtgatatttctgttttttatatttaatacatttgcaaaaaaaaacttttttgctttgtcattatggggtattgtgtgtagattgatgaggggataataaaaaaaaaaatccattttagaataaggctgtaacgtaacaaaatgtggaaaaagtcaagtggtgtgaatattttccgaatgcactgtaagaacACTGATGTCCTTGTCAGGTCAAGTGGTCACTAAAAACTCAGGCCCTAAATATAAAAACAGATCATTTCAACAGCCTGCATTTAATGCTGACATCTAACGCTTTAATAACATTCCAGCAATGTATTACTGGCACACAAAAAAACGATCCTTTCCTatcaacaataagaaataactaCAGAAAGCTCTAAATATTCCAAATCCAGCTTTAACTCTAAATCCCTCTGCAGTGGGCTCTGActgagacagtgtgtgtttgagtgtgtgtgccttcgtgtatgtgcgtgtttgtgtgtgtgagagaaagagagagagagacactgagccaGAGGGAGAGGGTTTAACATGATGAACATTCATACAATCCTGTAGCAACACTGTGTCAGTCTGGGGTCACCCTACGGCCTCTGTTGAAACCTGGTGTGCAGGAGACCAGCATCTGGCTTATCCAACTGTATACATAGTAGGCATTGTGTGTGTCCTATGAGAGTGTCCTTGTCTTAGCCATTCATTCACAGAACATACGTCAtcgacacacacattcactctctcCACACATTACCATCAGCAAACCAGTAAACACAATGACGAGCACACATCTTTTATCACATTTCACTGACAAGACAAGCAAACATCCACATCACAAAGTCTTGTTCATtaatcaatacacacacacacacacacacacacacacacacacacacactatgaaaaGGTGGGTTGGCTTGTTAACACATAGTGGATCAGCTGGCTGATCCATACAAACACAATGAAAAATGTGTCAATTAATTTGTGTCTTTAGTTttactctctccatatctctcaagcagttctcctctctcctcctttctctctccacaAGCAgttatcctctctcctcctttctctctcctgaagcagttctcctctctcctcctttctctctcctgaaGCAgttatcctctctcctcctctttctctctcttcaagcagttctcctctctcttcctttctctcttcccaagcaggtctcctctctcctcctttctctctcctgaagcagttctcctttctctctcctcctttctctctcctcaagcagttctcctctctcctcctttctctcccctcaagcagttctcctctctcttcctttctctcttcccaagcagttctcctctctcctcctttctctctcctcaagcagttctcctctctcctcctttctctcttcccaagcagttctcctctctcctcctttctctctcctcaagcagttctcctctctcctcctttctctctcctcaagcagttctccactctcctcctttctctctcctcaagcagttctcctctctcttcctttctctcttcccaagcagttctcctctctcctcctttctctctcctcaagcagttctcccctctcctcctttctctctcctcaagcagttctcctctctcctcaagcagttctcctctctcctcctttctctctcctcaagcagttctcctctctcctcctttctctctcctcaagcagttctcctctctcctcctttctcactCCTCAAgcagttctcctctctcctctaaggCAGTAtgtttgtatgtgagtgtgtcagTGTACTGCTTTAATTAGGGAATGAAGTGCAAACTGGCTGGGCTCCATGtcccacagtacacacacagctcCATGTCCCACAGTTCACACACAGCTCCATGtcccacagtacacacacagctccatgtcccacagtacacacacagctccatgtcccacagtacacacacagctccatgtcccacagtacacacacagctccatgtcccacagtacacacacagctccatgtcccacagtacacacacagctccatgtcccacagtacacacacagcctTTGAAGTTCATGAATCACACTACTTTAGAACAGTTATGGGTCTCTCCACTAACTACCACCTCCCTgcatatgtttgtgtttgtgtttatgtggTATAATGTGTGGAGACAGTGGGAGGGTATGCCCATTTGTGTGTgaagatgctgtgtgtgtgtcctctgttcTGGGTCACCGTGGCTGGCCTGGTTGACAGTATCAGGAATGTACTTGGTCCAAGTACATTCTCTGTCCTCCCGGTCATGGTTGACTGAGAGAGGGTCGTTGTGACTGTAAGCCTCTTATTACAGGTACTGAGGCACCgacccagacccagacacacacacactaattctGACAGAAGCAGGTATCATAAATATTTTCATTTCAAAGTGGGTTGTGGCGTCTCTGCTTTTGGCCAGGGAGTAGCAAGCTAAACACTTCCCTTGGACCAAGGAAATTAAAACCAGTCTTGTATTAGAACAGGATATCTTTAATcaccataatcatcatcatcaaatgCATCTCTAATATCTAGCTTATGTCCTAGTTTCTATTCCTTAACCTACACGGTTCTGAAAACACAGGTTAATGATGCTGTAAGGTGGAGGCCTCCCAACCAGGGATTTTATTTCACCTGTCCACCTCTTTCACATCAGtgcagatggaggagaggaggctagAGGGAAACATCTACACTACACACAGTAAACATCTACCTTCAGTACACTCACCAGAACAACCCCATCACCCAGTAAGGAGTGAAATAGAATAGGCCGAACCAACTacccattcttctctctctctctctctctctctctctctctctctctctctctctctctctctctctctctctctctctctctctctctctctctctctctctctctctctctctctctctctctctctctctctctctctctctctctctcattattctAACAGTCATCTCTAGGGTGCTGGCCCTTGTGTAATCACGCAGGTGATGcatgcagaggggagagaggaacacCGGAGAAAATCTCTATCTGCAGTtgttgttactgtatcctacCGTGGGCGACGTTAACCTCCTCAAGCTCTCCCCGAGCGAGTCCAGGTTCACGCGCTTCCGTCTGGTCGCCCGTTTGGGTCCCGGTGCGTCCTCGAACGGGCACGCGAGCTTCTCCACGGGGCTCTTGCCGTTCCAGATGCGTGAAAATGGACAGGAGTCGCCATCATCTCCGGGGCTCTCCAGGCACTCCGAGCCCATCGAGCTGAACGACTCCGACGAGATCTTGCGCGAGGACATGCTGCTGCTGCTAAGCACGAGAAGTCCGTGCGCGTACGCGTGCGGCGACGAAACACACGGCCACGGGGACTCATCAGATTCACTCGCGTGGAAAAGATGGGGAGGCGCGCGCGCCGGTCAAGAGCGACACTAACGGCACGCGAGCATTTAGAGAAAAAACCTATTCCCCAAACAAAGATGCGCTCGCGTCGGCCAGAGAGAGGGACTAGATTCACCAGCTGAATCTCATGTCTAACGGTTTTAACTCTTGTACTTTTTGTTTTCCCTTTTAGAAGTATTTTGCCTGCTGCGCACCTCGCCACTATCACATCCTCTGCGGCTTCACGgctttctgactctctctctgtgttttaactATTCATTCTGTCATTCCTTCATCCCTGCAGTTAGCTGGATGTATTCCTCTCCTAGTGCGGTGCGGGCCCGAGGAGGATCGGAAGATACCGAGAGATGCTCGCGCAGTCAGCATGCAGTCAAACATCTGCTCGAGCTGCTGCCTAGTGGAGTTATATCTGTCCACTCTGCTCAAGCTCTACAGCATCACTATTCTACCGCCACAGCCAATCAGATATAATATCAGACTACCCCCCTCCTTACCATCCATATGAGAGGGAGAATTGAGTCAAGGGCTAGGCTAATGTATGGCGCAGATACTGACGGAGGAGACGCTAGAGTACTACAAGCAACTGCAGGAGAACGAACACCATAACCTACAAATCAAATAGGCATAGTGTTTGCATGTGATTTGATCCTTAATTATTTTCAATTGCCACACAATATGCAAGCTGGCCCCACTGTGCAATGCCAGCAGAACATATTCAGTGTGTTTGTATCCT encodes:
- the LOC123484308 gene encoding cyclin-dependent kinase 2-associated protein 1-like codes for the protein MSLGMSYKPNLHQHVLGTSVNQVAVVHSTSTSISTLQSYRPLVNDYGPPSFGFSQSSSGSQVPQSKYAELLAIIEELGKEIRPTYAGSKSAMERLKRGIIHARGLVRECLAETERNARS